In Thiofilum sp., the genomic window GTACAGCAAGCAACCCGTAATGCTTTAACGTTATTGGAAATGGCACAAGCCAGCCATATCCCAGTCGCTCAAGGAGGCGCTAGCCCTTGGATTTTATCTACTCCCCCCTTTCCTGATTTTGTGCATGGCACTGATGGTTTTGGCAATTTGCATTTACCAGCCCCTAAAACTCAAGCGCTTGCCCAGCCTGCACCCGCCTTTATCGTAGAGCAGATTTTAAAACATCCTCACGAAATTACCCTGATAGCGATTGGTCCACTCGACAATTTAGCGACTGCTTTGCAGCTCAATCCAATGATTGCCCATTTAGTAAAGCAAGTGGTGATTATGGGGGGCGTTATTGAACGTGATGGTAATGTGTCTCCAGTAGCGGAGGCGAATATTTTTTGTGACCCGCATGCCGCCGAGCGCGTAATGGCCGCACCTTGGTCGGTGGCGATGGTGGGTTTAGATGTGACTCATCAAGTGGTATTAGATCAGGCTTTATTTGAGCGTATTCGTGATGGTAACTCCCGTGTTGGGCAATTCATGCATGATGCGGTGCAGTTCTATATGCGCTTTTACGGCAGTATTCGGGGCATTAAAGGTTGCTATGGGCATGATGTTTCCGCAGTAGCCTATGTCATAGATCCGACTTTATTTCAAACGCTTGAGGGGAGTATTTGTGTTGCGACTGAAGGCGTGGCTATGGGGCAAACGATTATGGATAGACATGGTTTGTCCTCGTATGCGCTAAAAAATTGGAATCATCGACCTAAGCAAAAAGCCTGTTTAGGTGTTGATGCCGAGCGCTTGATAGCTTTATTTGAGAGTAGTATGACCAATGAGTTTTGGCAGGGATAAGGTCTGATATTGTTTAAGGAGAGTCTATTAGCTCTCCTTAATGCGCATTAATTTATAGACGATTGAGCTTTACTTTAACAGGATTAGGTTTCAGCTCACGAGTAGCTCCATTACTGGAATCTACAGCCGCACCAATCACTCCCCCAAAAATGATATTGCCAGCCATCGCAGCGCCACCTGATTGAGCAATTTGTGAATTCACATTAATAGTTGCTGTTTGATAACCAGCTTTGCTGACAGTAACTACTAAATTAGTTTTGCGCTTCACCATAAAACTGGTTGGTGTTTTGCCTACCATACCATTAGATAACTTAACATCAGCCCCAGCTGGATCAGATTCTACGACTAGAGCTTCCTCTGTACCGCGTGTAATAGTGGCACAACCAGTAAAAGCAATACTTAACAAGACGAGAGTGGTTATTGATAATAGTTGTTTCAGCATCAGTTTATTCCATGTCTTAGTTATAAAAGGCGGCAATCTAACATCTAATGTAACTAATAAACAGTGTTAATATTGCTTTGATTAAAAATTTTTTAACCAAGATGTAAATTCACTATAAATGTTAAAAACGTGCTAAATAGTGATCTGGTCTAGCAATCACTGACAGCTCAAGATGGGAGTACTTTAGCCTAAAATTCTAGTGGATTGGGGGGCTGCTGCTTCACTTATCCCAATTGTTTGAGTAAGTTTATGCAGGTATTAGGGGCTAAAATTAGTCTTTAGCTAGAGCTACTGGGATATAACTACTTGACGCTGAGGTAAGTAGTCGTTCAAAAGTTATCGAGCATTCCTTCCACAGTCGCTGTGAATACATCCTGGTACGCTTCAAGGCGGCATCCCTGCCGCCAAGACTGCTCCAGCAATACCCGATAATTTTCACTCAAGTACTTAGTTGATGCTACCTCAGCTAACTCAGTGTTTAGTTAGCGGTGGGTGTGGCTATTGGTTTAACCTCACGCACTAAACGCAGGGCTACTAAAGTGCTTTTAGGATTAATAATTTGTTTGGTCATAACCAAATTAGTACTGGACCATAAAACAGGTATTTTATCCGCACTACGATTCGCGCTTGAAACCGGAAATACCGTTAGATTGATTAAATGTCCATCTAACGAAGGGCACTCCTCCTCAATACTGTAAAGCTCCTTAATATTGGGTAGGCGCCAGTCAGTATAGTTTGCCACTGCTTGTTGGCTTAGAGTGTATGCCTCAGCCATACCTGCCTCGATGGGGTTGCCAGTACAACTATCGTCGTTGGTATCGAGCGTATTATTGTCAGAAAAGACTTCACCTACCATACAACGTTGCCACATCAGTCCGGTTTTTTTATGAATCGCTACCGGACCTTGCAGAATAAAATCACTGGTTGGTGTGGTGATACTGACGCCTACATTCGGTGCAGTAGGGCAGTCAGCGGCTTGTACTGTGCTAGTCATTAAGATACCGCTTAGGATTAAATAATTAAAGGTTTTCATCAATAGTTCTCCTATAGGGATCTTATTTGGTTGCAGAGGTGGTTGCAGAGCGCACTAGGCGTACTTTATAGGCAGTACTGGTGAGCGGGGTATTGGCAAAAAAGTCGCGCTCTTCTATATAGTCAAAGGCGAGCACTACGGGCTGAGTAAAGTTGTAATAGTGCGAAGGTGTACTTGTTACATAGACATCCGTGTTTTTAATCTCAGGGAAGTACTTGCTATCGACTAAAACATCTGTGTTTTTCATATAGCTGTAGTCCATAATCGAGCGCAGCTCAAAAGCACTAGGCACACGCCAGTCGTTAAAGCCGCAATAGCCTGCCTTATTGACAGCCGCTACATATTGAGCAATGGCACAGGTGGGGCAATTTACGGGTTGCGCAATTTGCTTTTCGATAAAGGTGTAGTCTTGATCATGCAAACCACCGTCACCTTTAGTGGTTTTGTTTTCCCACACTAAGCCTGTCACATTGTCTTGGACGCAGTTCCAGCTCGTAGCATTCGCGGCTAGGGCTGTGCCTTGAGCACTCAATTTGGTAAAGCTAAAGCCTGCATGACCATCGCTATCGTTATTATGAGTGAAATCACGTCCTGCAAACGCATCTTGTAGTAAGAAACTCTTATCGAGTGTGCTACAGACATTATTGGGTTGATCGAGGCAATAGGTTACACCCGTATCATTTAAAGATAAGGTGGGCTTAGCTAAGATCGGAGTGATCTTTACTTCAGTGCTACCTGAACTACGTTTACCATTGGCATCTTCAGCGACCACACGGAAATAAGTAGTTTCATTCATGCGTAATTGAGTCGCTTGATAGCTAGTTGCATCAGCTACTGGAATCCATTTGCCCAGCTTATAAGTAGTGCACTTTGTTACATCCAAAATGGATTCTTGGGCTTGGCAAATGAAGTATTTGCTAATCCCAGAAATCAATTGCCATTTAAGTAATGCACCGTCGGGATCAATGGGGGTAATTTGTACTTGTGGATTAGGAATGACCGCTAAAGGTTTGACTCGAATAATAACAAAGTCAGTATGGCTAGCACCCTTGTCATCGGTGACCTTAAGAGCAAACAGTAAATCAGTTAACGCCGTTACAGTAGGTGCAGTAAAGGTAGTATAAGCTTGGTTGGCATTACTGAGCGTCACAGTAGGACCACTAATTTGCGTCCATTGATAACTGACTATCGTGCCATCAGCATCAGTACCGCCACCTATTAAGATCACGGGCGTATTACTATCAACCTGTTGATCCAGTCCCGCTTTAGCAATAGGAGGGACATTTGTGAGTGCTTTGACTAACACGGCAATACTATCAGTGGCGCGTGCGCCCGCATCATCTTGTACGGTTAATTCAAAGGTCAGTGTTTGATCTGTGGTGACATCAGGTGCAGTAAATTGCAACTGGTTACTGGTAGTGTTAGTTAATTGTACCGTTGGACCTGAGATTTGACGCCATGTATAGCTTACAATTCTGCCATCAGCGTCAGTACTTTGGCCACCATCTAAAGTCACTGCTTGCTTAGTGATGACGGTCACATCCGCTCCAGCATTAGCAGTCGGTGCATTATTGGGGTTGGGTGTAGGTAATTGGTTAGGCGGTTGGTTGCTAGGCTCTGAGGTGCTAGATCCACCACTATTACAGCCACTTAAGCCTAATACGAGACTTAAGCTTAATGCTAAACCTAATTTATAGGTGCTTAGCTTGGAAAAATTATTGATTATCATGCAGTTGCTACTCGTATAACGGTTGATAAGTATTAATGCGGCAAGTCATTAACTTAACTAATACGCTAGCACTGCCTTTATATATTAAAAATCTATTAATCTATAAACGATACATATAGCCATACCAAAGGCATGGATGGCTGAGAATAAGTGGTGAGTGGTGAGGAAATGAAGTACTTAGTATTCGTTGTAATACCAAGTACTTAATAGAAGAAGATAACGATTTAGGGGGCTAAACGCATACCACGTAGCACTTCATAACAAGCACCCATCGTATGATAATCGGTTTTACCAGCGGGGGATTTGAGGTCATCGTATTTTTGATTATCTTGGGTCAGGATTCTAAACCATGCGCCATACTGATGATCAATCATATGCTGCCAACTATAAGCCCAGATTTTTTCATACCAAGCCAAATACTGAGGATCTTGAGTGGCTTGATACAATAAGGCCGCCGCCGCAAAACTTTCGGCTTGTACCCAAAAGTATTTATCACCGTCACAAATAGAGCCATCGGGTGCGAAGCCATAGCAAATCCCGCCATTAACCTCATCCCATGCTTTGGCTAATGACTCGTCAAAAAGCGCACGCGCACGAGGGATTAACCAATCTTGAGGACGATGGCGATTGAGGATTAATAATAGCTTGGTCCATTCGGTTTGATGTCCGGGTTGAAAGCCCCAAGGACGGAATAAGTGTTTAGGATTATCTCGATTATAATTCCAATCGACTTCCCATTGAGCGTCGTAATGCTCCCATACTAAACCATTAGCTTTTTCAGCTTGGCGCAGGGTAATGGCTCGCGCTAGAGTTTCAGCGCGATCTAAAAAGCGTTTTTCGCTGGTGGCTTCATAGGCCCACAGCATGGCCTCACACGCATGCATATTAGCATTTTGACCGCGATAGGGAGCAACTACGCTAAAATCAGGTGAGGCTTCGTCTTTATAAAGCTGATACTCATCATCCCAAAAATAGCGCTCTAATAGGTTCCAGCCTGCTTCAATGGTTTTGCGCCCGTCTTCTACACCAGCGAGGAGGGCAGTAGCTCCGGCAACAATAACAAAAGCTAGCCCATAGGCATGATTAGTCGCATCTAGAACTTGATCACCTTTGAGTAGCCACGCAAAGCCACCGGAGGGTTGTAAGTGTTTTTGGTGCAAATAGTCCAGACCGTGTTGTACCCAAGGCAGATACTGAGGTTCATTAAAATAACGCGCAGCCATAGCATAATTAAATACAAAGCGCGTACTGCTGACCAAATGGCGCGTCTCATAATCATAAATCGAGCCATCATCACGGAAATGCTGGAAAAAACCACCCTGAGCATCATATACATTCGGTGCGTAAAATTTTAAAGTGGTTTGAATATGTTGTTCTAAAAAGCGGCGACTAACAAAATTAGGAAGGGTCATAGTGCGGCACTCTTAAAGCTAGGGATAGCAACTGTTTGACGACTATTAGCGGAGTCTAAGCACGCTAAAGCAGCCGCTAAAGAGGCAAAACCATCTTCACCGGTCGCAGCAGGTGTATCTTTGCCATTGACCGCGCCCATAAAACGACGCATCCCAACTTCATAAAGGTTTTCATGTTGTAAGGGGATAAATTGCTCGCCCTCCGCATTACGCAACATCACCTCGCCCATAGGTGCTTGTTGCATCACACGCTTGGCAATGAGCGAGCCTTCTGTCCCGTGAACTTCAAAACCATTACTTGCGTATTTAGTAGTAAAGCCTTCATGCGTTTGAGCAATCACGCCATTATCAAAACGGAAAATCGCCATAGCACCGTCTTCAATCACGCCTGATCCCATACCAAAATGTTGGGTAAGGCTCGTGACCTCCACAGGCTCAGCATTCAGTACAAAACGCAAGGTATCAACATCATGCACGGTTATATCTAAAACTACTCCCGCACCCGCATTAGGATTAGTGAGACGCCAGCCTTGTAAGTGTTCGGGTAAATAAACCGCATGAAAAACGCGTGCGGCAATCGGTTGACCAATAGCGCCCTCACTAATTAAGCGCCTCATGGTACGGTGGCTAGCCGCATTACGTAAATGATGATTAGTGGCTAAGACCACATTATGCTGTTGGCATACTTTGATCATGCGCCGCGCTTGATCAAGTGTCATGGCTAAGGGCTTTTCACATAAAATATGCTTACCTGCTTTAGCCGCCGCTAGGGTTTGCTCATAATGTAATTCATTGGTCGTGCTGATATAGACAGCCTGTACCGCAGGATTGCTAAGTAAATCTTCAAGGGTATTAGCGGAGTGAGGGATTTGATTGGTTTTCGCATATTCAAAGCCTCGTTCTGGATGAGAGCTATAAACCGATACGACTTCACAATCAGGTTGGCTGCGAATAGCTGCAATCATATGGGCTTGAGCAATATTGCTAGCACCGATTAAACCGAAACCAAAAGTCATAATAGTATTCCTCCCACTCGAACTAATGAATGATTGAGCAAGGTAGTACTAATACCTAGTACCACCTCGTGATAACGTATTTAGTCTATAGTTATAATTTTAGGCACTAGATGCGCTCTAAATACGATTTTCTGTTTGGGGATCAAATAACACCGCTTTAGCCATATTGAAAGCAAAAGGTGCTTTTTGTCCTACTACTGCCCCGCAGTTAGAGCGCATACGTGCCACAATTTCTTTACCACCTAAGGTAGTGAGCACATAGACATCAGCACCCGTAGGTTCTGTGACATCGACTAAACAATCCGCTTGGAATACCCAAGGATTATTCGGTTCGGCACTGCTAACATCGGTAATCGCTTCAGGACGAATACCTAAAATGACGGCCTTATCCACCCACGACTTATAATGCTCAGGATTGGGGAAAGGTAGCAATAAGTCATTATTACCGTGAGTGGTTAAACGCGCCGCTATACCATTTTGATGGGCTACTAAGGTAGCAGGTATTAGATTCATAGAAGGTGAACCCATGAAGCTAGCAACGAATACATTATTAGGGGTATCGTAAACTTCTTGAGGAGTCCCTAGTTGTTGCAATATCCCCGCCTTCATAATCGCAATGCGCGTGGCTAAGGTCATCGCCTCAATCTGATCATGGGTCACATACACAATAGTAGCGCCCAGACGCTGATGCAGCTTTTTGATTTCAGTGCGCATGTCAACACGCAGTTTGGCATCAAGGTTCGATAGTGGTTCATCAAATAAGAAGATTTTAGGTTCACGCACTAAAGCGCGTCCCATGGCCACCCGTTGACGTTGACCGCCTGAAAGTTGAGCGGGTTTGCGCTTGAGTAGGGGACCAATTTGCAGCATTTGAGAGACACTTTCGACCTTTTTGTCGCGCTCAGCTTTAGGCACACCGCGCATTTCTAAGCCGAAAGCAATATTCTTTTCCACGCTCATATTGGGATAAAGCGCATAGGATTGGAACACCATGGCTATATCACGTTGCGAAGGGTGTTTATTATTCACTACCTCATCATCGATGATCAGTTCACCTGAGGTAATCTCATCTAAGCCTGCAATCATGCTCAGCAAAGTTGATTTACCACAACCCGAAGGGCCAACTAATACTAAGAAGTCACCGTGATCAATCGAAATATTAATATTTTTTAAAACGTCAACGCTGCCGTAGGATTTGCATACATTGCGGATTTCTAAAGAAGCCATTGTTTTTATCCTCTAACCTTTAACCGAGCCAGCCATTAAGCCACGCACGAAATAGCGTCCTGCTACGATGTAAACGAGCAGAGTGGGCAATGCAGCAATCATCGCAGCCGCCATATCCACGTTATATTCTTTGACACCTGTTGAACTACTGACCAAGTTATTGAGTGCTACGGTCATAGGCGCACCTTCTCCGGCGGCAAATGACGCACCAAATAAGAAGTCATTCCAAATATTGGTAAATTGCCAAATGACAGTAACCACAATAATCGGGCCAGAGCTGGGTAATAAAATACGCCAGAAAATACCAAAGAAACTAGCGCCATCAATCATCGCAGCTTTAACTAATTCGGTAGGGAAGGCAGCATAATAGTTACGGAAGAATAGGGTGGCAAAACCAATACCATAAGTGACGTGTACTAATACTAAGCCTGTGGTCGTACCTGCTAAACCTAGATTACCCAATACTTGTGACATAGGAATGAGCACAATTTGGAAAGGAATAAAGCAACCAAATAGCATTAAAGCAAACACCCAACGGTCACCTTTGAAACGCCATTTAGTGAGTACATAGCCATTAATCGCACCTAATAAAGTCGAAATAATGACAGCAGGTACTACCATTTTAATGGAGTTCCAGAAATAACCATTGATCCCTTCGCAGGTTAAGCCAATACAAGCACTACCCCACGCTTTTACCCACGCGGCCGTCGTCCAGTTTTGTGGCAGTGAAAGCACATTGCCTTGGCGTAATTCGTCTAGCTCTTTAAAGCTAGTAATGAGCATAACGAATAGCGGTAATAGATAAAAAGCCGCAAATACAATCAGTGTGGTGTAAATCAATACGCGCCAAAAACGACTAGAGCTGGCTTTTACTTCTTGATTAGTCATGGCGCTTCTCCCGTGTTTCAGCATAGAGGTAAGGCACTATAATAGCGGCAATGGTCATGAGCATAATCATGGCTGAAGCCGCACCCACGCCCATTTGATTACGAGTAAAGGTATAGGAATACATAAAGGTAGCTGGTACTTCAGTGGCGTTACCAGGGCCCCCTCCCGTTAACGCTACTACGAGGTCATAGGACTTAATCGCCATATGCGCTAATACTACAAAGGCACTTAAAAATACGGGGCGTAATTGGGGAATGATAATGCGCCAGTAAGTTTGGAATGCAGAAGCACCATCTAGTTGCGCAGCTTTAACTTGTTCGCTATCAATACCGCGTAAACCCGCTAAAAACATTGCCATCACAAAGCCTGAGCTTTGCCATACCGCCGCAATGACTACGGTATAAATAGCCATATCAGAGTTAATCAGCCAGTCAAATTTAAAGCTAGTCCAGCCCCATTCGTGCATGGTTTTTTCTAGTCCTAAGCCCGGATTCAAAAACCACTTCCAAGCCGTGCCTGTTACAATAAAAGAAAGCGCCATCGGGTATAAATAAATAGGGCGTAAGAAACCCTC contains:
- a CDS encoding nucleoside hydrolase, giving the protein MSHKVILDTDPGIDDAMALFTALAHPAIDLIGVTTTFGNVAVQQATRNALTLLEMAQASHIPVAQGGASPWILSTPPFPDFVHGTDGFGNLHLPAPKTQALAQPAPAFIVEQILKHPHEITLIAIGPLDNLATALQLNPMIAHLVKQVVIMGGVIERDGNVSPVAEANIFCDPHAAERVMAAPWSVAMVGLDVTHQVVLDQALFERIRDGNSRVGQFMHDAVQFYMRFYGSIRGIKGCYGHDVSAVAYVIDPTLFQTLEGSICVATEGVAMGQTIMDRHGLSSYALKNWNHRPKQKACLGVDAERLIALFESSMTNEFWQG
- a CDS encoding PEGA domain-containing protein, giving the protein MLKQLLSITTLVLLSIAFTGCATITRGTEEALVVESDPAGADVKLSNGMVGKTPTSFMVKRKTNLVVTVSKAGYQTATINVNSQIAQSGGAAMAGNIIFGGVIGAAVDSSNGATRELKPNPVKVKLNRL
- a CDS encoding DUF1566 domain-containing protein codes for the protein MKTFNYLILSGILMTSTVQAADCPTAPNVGVSITTPTSDFILQGPVAIHKKTGLMWQRCMVGEVFSDNNTLDTNDDSCTGNPIEAGMAEAYTLSQQAVANYTDWRLPNIKELYSIEEECPSLDGHLINLTVFPVSSANRSADKIPVLWSSTNLVMTKQIINPKSTLVALRLVREVKPIATPTAN
- a CDS encoding DUF1566 domain-containing protein → MIINNFSKLSTYKLGLALSLSLVLGLSGCNSGGSSTSEPSNQPPNQLPTPNPNNAPTANAGADVTVITKQAVTLDGGQSTDADGRIVSYTWRQISGPTVQLTNTTSNQLQFTAPDVTTDQTLTFELTVQDDAGARATDSIAVLVKALTNVPPIAKAGLDQQVDSNTPVILIGGGTDADGTIVSYQWTQISGPTVTLSNANQAYTTFTAPTVTALTDLLFALKVTDDKGASHTDFVIIRVKPLAVIPNPQVQITPIDPDGALLKWQLISGISKYFICQAQESILDVTKCTTYKLGKWIPVADATSYQATQLRMNETTYFRVVAEDANGKRSSGSTEVKITPILAKPTLSLNDTGVTYCLDQPNNVCSTLDKSFLLQDAFAGRDFTHNNDSDGHAGFSFTKLSAQGTALAANATSWNCVQDNVTGLVWENKTTKGDGGLHDQDYTFIEKQIAQPVNCPTCAIAQYVAAVNKAGYCGFNDWRVPSAFELRSIMDYSYMKNTDVLVDSKYFPEIKNTDVYVTSTPSHYYNFTQPVVLAFDYIEERDFFANTPLTSTAYKVRLVRSATTSATK
- a CDS encoding AGE family epimerase/isomerase, with product MTLPNFVSRRFLEQHIQTTLKFYAPNVYDAQGGFFQHFRDDGSIYDYETRHLVSSTRFVFNYAMAARYFNEPQYLPWVQHGLDYLHQKHLQPSGGFAWLLKGDQVLDATNHAYGLAFVIVAGATALLAGVEDGRKTIEAGWNLLERYFWDDEYQLYKDEASPDFSVVAPYRGQNANMHACEAMLWAYEATSEKRFLDRAETLARAITLRQAEKANGLVWEHYDAQWEVDWNYNRDNPKHLFRPWGFQPGHQTEWTKLLLILNRHRPQDWLIPRARALFDESLAKAWDEVNGGICYGFAPDGSICDGDKYFWVQAESFAAAALLYQATQDPQYLAWYEKIWAYSWQHMIDHQYGAWFRILTQDNQKYDDLKSPAGKTDYHTMGACYEVLRGMRLAP
- a CDS encoding Gfo/Idh/MocA family oxidoreductase, with the translated sequence MTFGFGLIGASNIAQAHMIAAIRSQPDCEVVSVYSSHPERGFEYAKTNQIPHSANTLEDLLSNPAVQAVYISTTNELHYEQTLAAAKAGKHILCEKPLAMTLDQARRMIKVCQQHNVVLATNHHLRNAASHRTMRRLISEGAIGQPIAARVFHAVYLPEHLQGWRLTNPNAGAGVVLDITVHDVDTLRFVLNAEPVEVTSLTQHFGMGSGVIEDGAMAIFRFDNGVIAQTHEGFTTKYASNGFEVHGTEGSLIAKRVMQQAPMGEVMLRNAEGEQFIPLQHENLYEVGMRRFMGAVNGKDTPAATGEDGFASLAAALACLDSANSRQTVAIPSFKSAAL
- the ugpC gene encoding sn-glycerol-3-phosphate ABC transporter ATP-binding protein UgpC: MASLEIRNVCKSYGSVDVLKNINISIDHGDFLVLVGPSGCGKSTLLSMIAGLDEITSGELIIDDEVVNNKHPSQRDIAMVFQSYALYPNMSVEKNIAFGLEMRGVPKAERDKKVESVSQMLQIGPLLKRKPAQLSGGQRQRVAMGRALVREPKIFLFDEPLSNLDAKLRVDMRTEIKKLHQRLGATIVYVTHDQIEAMTLATRIAIMKAGILQQLGTPQEVYDTPNNVFVASFMGSPSMNLIPATLVAHQNGIAARLTTHGNNDLLLPFPNPEHYKSWVDKAVILGIRPEAITDVSSAEPNNPWVFQADCLVDVTEPTGADVYVLTTLGGKEIVARMRSNCGAVVGQKAPFAFNMAKAVLFDPQTENRI
- a CDS encoding carbohydrate ABC transporter permease; amino-acid sequence: MTNQEVKASSSRFWRVLIYTTLIVFAAFYLLPLFVMLITSFKELDELRQGNVLSLPQNWTTAAWVKAWGSACIGLTCEGINGYFWNSIKMVVPAVIISTLLGAINGYVLTKWRFKGDRWVFALMLFGCFIPFQIVLIPMSQVLGNLGLAGTTTGLVLVHVTYGIGFATLFFRNYYAAFPTELVKAAMIDGASFFGIFWRILLPSSGPIIVVTVIWQFTNIWNDFLFGASFAAGEGAPMTVALNNLVSSSTGVKEYNVDMAAAMIAALPTLLVYIVAGRYFVRGLMAGSVKG
- a CDS encoding carbohydrate ABC transporter permease, translated to MTNTTADWRGWARHHLPKLVLSPSFAVTLFFVYGFILYTGYLSMTSSRMMPNFNFVGLENYTKLWQTLNWQVALNNLAIFGTLYIVICGLLGMLLAILLDQKIRGEGFLRPIYLYPMALSFIVTGTAWKWFLNPGLGLEKTMHEWGWTSFKFDWLINSDMAIYTVVIAAVWQSSGFVMAMFLAGLRGIDSEQVKAAQLDGASAFQTYWRIIIPQLRPVFLSAFVVLAHMAIKSYDLVVALTGGGPGNATEVPATFMYSYTFTRNQMGVGAASAMIMLMTIAAIIVPYLYAETREKRHD